The following coding sequences lie in one Mycobacterium sp. DL440 genomic window:
- a CDS encoding VOC family protein, whose product MTGTTTPQLATGHVGINVTDLDRSVAFYRTALGFEPLAVNNEGEHRYAFLGAGGALRLTLWQQSNGRFSTETPGLHHLSFEAASIDEVRTVEAALKTLGAEFAHDGVVAHGEGTASGGIFFTDPDGTRLEVYAASGAQTAPAPNGSAPTCGFF is encoded by the coding sequence ATGACCGGGACCACCACGCCCCAGCTCGCCACCGGACACGTCGGCATCAACGTCACCGATCTGGACCGCTCCGTCGCCTTCTACCGAACGGCCCTCGGCTTCGAACCGCTGGCCGTCAACAACGAGGGCGAGCACCGGTATGCCTTCCTGGGAGCCGGCGGCGCGCTGCGGCTGACGCTCTGGCAGCAGAGCAACGGTAGGTTCTCCACGGAAACACCAGGCCTGCACCATCTTTCGTTCGAGGCGGCCAGCATCGACGAGGTTCGGACCGTCGAGGCAGCACTGAAAACCCTTGGCGCCGAGTTCGCGCACGACGGTGTCGTCGCGCACGGTGAGGGCACCGCATCCGGTGGCATCTTCTTCACCGACCCGGACGGAACCCGGCTCGAGGTGTACGCGGCGAGTGGGGCGCAGACGGCTCCCGCACCAAACGGATCGGCCCCCACCTGCGGATTCTTCTGA
- a CDS encoding CGNR zinc finger domain-containing protein: MRDPRPHVGEPLALDLLNTRWMSADGPQDLLADAEGLRCWLLANGLGDRCEADEKSRVALVAAREAILRALQAGSVDEVNEVLERGRIRRTLTASGPVEAADVSQPEWLAGWLAADDLLRLLGEVPDRIKQCAHPHCILWFHDTSKNGARRWHSMATCGNRAKAARHYAAKRD; encoded by the coding sequence ATGCGTGATCCGCGCCCGCATGTCGGCGAACCTCTTGCGCTGGATCTGCTGAACACCCGGTGGATGTCGGCGGACGGACCGCAGGACCTGCTCGCTGATGCCGAAGGCCTGCGGTGCTGGTTGCTGGCCAACGGCCTGGGTGACCGCTGCGAGGCTGACGAGAAGTCGCGGGTCGCACTGGTCGCGGCCCGCGAGGCGATCCTGCGGGCCCTGCAGGCGGGATCCGTCGACGAGGTGAATGAGGTGCTGGAACGGGGCCGGATCCGGCGCACGCTGACAGCGTCGGGGCCTGTCGAGGCCGCCGATGTGTCACAGCCGGAATGGCTGGCCGGCTGGCTGGCCGCAGATGACTTGTTGCGGTTGCTGGGCGAGGTCCCCGACCGCATCAAGCAGTGTGCGCACCCGCACTGCATTCTGTGGTTCCACGACACCTCCAAGAACGGGGCGCGACGCTGGCACTCGATGGCCACGTGTGGCAACCGCGCGAAGGCGGCGCGGCACTATGCAGCGAAGCGCGATTGA
- the steA gene encoding putative cytokinetic ring protein SteA, with protein sequence MKMSTLLTRNASTRPGVTGTARVDRDIDRLLRRVGPGDIVVLDAQDLDRITADALVEAQIAGVVNASPSISGRYPNLGPEVLVANGVMLIDEAGPDVFRKIKDGARIRLNNGGVYSGDRRIAVGTERNDQEIHELMHDAKSGLVAHLEAFAGNTIEFIRSESPLLIDGIGIPNIDVDLHRRHVVIVAEEPDAAEDLKALKPFIKEYQPVLVGVGAGADVLRKAGYRPALIVGDPDKMSVEVLRCGAQVVLPADADGHAAGLERIQDLGVGAMTFPAAGSAADLALLLCDHHGASLIVTAGHTASIEEFFDRSRQRSNPSTFLTRLKVGEKLVDAKAVATLYRSRVSGGAIALLVLAMLVAVVVALWVSRADGAIFDWVVEYWNRFTLWVQGLVS encoded by the coding sequence ATGAAGATGTCCACGCTGCTCACTCGCAATGCCAGTACGCGTCCCGGAGTGACCGGCACGGCGCGAGTGGACCGCGACATCGATCGGCTGCTGCGCCGCGTCGGCCCCGGCGACATCGTCGTCCTCGACGCCCAGGATCTGGACCGGATCACGGCCGATGCGCTTGTCGAGGCCCAGATCGCCGGTGTCGTCAACGCCTCGCCGTCCATCTCGGGGCGCTATCCGAACCTGGGGCCGGAAGTGCTCGTCGCCAATGGTGTGATGCTGATCGACGAGGCCGGGCCGGATGTCTTCCGCAAGATCAAGGACGGGGCGCGGATCCGCCTGAACAACGGCGGCGTCTACTCCGGTGACCGACGCATCGCGGTGGGTACCGAGCGCAACGATCAAGAGATCCACGAGTTGATGCACGACGCCAAGAGCGGTCTGGTGGCGCATCTGGAGGCGTTCGCGGGCAACACCATCGAGTTCATCCGCAGCGAGAGCCCGCTACTCATCGACGGCATCGGAATCCCGAACATCGACGTGGACCTGCACCGCCGCCACGTGGTGATCGTCGCCGAGGAACCCGACGCGGCCGAGGACCTCAAGGCGCTCAAGCCCTTCATCAAGGAGTACCAACCGGTGCTGGTCGGCGTCGGGGCCGGCGCGGACGTACTGCGCAAGGCCGGATACCGTCCCGCGCTGATCGTCGGCGACCCGGACAAGATGAGCGTCGAGGTGCTGCGGTGCGGTGCCCAGGTGGTGCTGCCCGCCGACGCCGACGGCCATGCCGCCGGGCTGGAACGAATCCAGGACCTCGGGGTGGGTGCGATGACCTTCCCTGCCGCGGGATCGGCGGCCGACCTGGCGCTACTGCTGTGTGATCACCACGGGGCGTCACTGATCGTGACGGCCGGTCACACCGCCTCGATCGAGGAGTTCTTCGACCGCTCGCGCCAGCGCAGCAACCCGTCGACGTTCTTGACCCGGTTGAAGGTCGGCGAGAAGCTCGTCGACGCCAAGGCGGTCGCGACCCTCTACCGCAGCCGGGTGTCCGGCGGGGCGATCGCGCTGCTGGTGCTGGCCATGCTGGTGGCCGTGGTCGTCGCGCTGTGGGTGTCGCGCGCAGACGGTGCCATATTCGATTGGGTTGTCGAGTACTGGAACCGCTTCACGCTCTGGGTGCAGGGCCTGGTCAGCTGA
- a CDS encoding copper transporter: MITLRAHAISLASVFLALAIGVALGSGLLSNTVLSGLRDDKLELQHQIDTLTDGKNALNEKLNAAGEFDAQMAPRMVRDALKDKSVVVFRTPDAVDGDVDAVSRFVRDAGGTVTGKIALTSEFVEANSADKLLSVVNSPIVPAGKQLSTAAVDQGSQAGDLLGITLLIDRNPAAAPVDDMQRQTVLTALRDTGFLTYDDPHIGAANTALIVTGGGLGEDGGNRGATMARFAAGLAPHGTGTVLVGRSGAASGTGPVAVTRSDAGLTAMVTTVDDADSSAGQITAVLALSDLAGGGKPGKYGTGQGATSVTVPQ; the protein is encoded by the coding sequence GTGATCACGCTACGTGCACACGCGATCTCGTTGGCGTCGGTGTTCCTGGCGCTGGCAATCGGGGTGGCACTGGGTTCGGGGCTGCTGTCGAACACGGTGCTGTCGGGTCTTCGTGACGACAAGTTGGAACTGCAGCACCAGATCGACACGCTCACCGACGGTAAGAATGCGTTGAATGAAAAGCTCAATGCCGCAGGAGAATTCGACGCACAGATGGCGCCCCGGATGGTGCGCGACGCATTGAAGGACAAGTCGGTGGTGGTGTTCCGCACCCCGGATGCCGTCGACGGCGACGTCGACGCCGTGTCGCGGTTCGTCCGCGACGCCGGCGGCACGGTGACCGGGAAAATCGCACTCACGAGCGAGTTCGTCGAAGCGAATTCGGCCGACAAACTACTTTCCGTGGTCAACTCGCCGATCGTGCCGGCCGGCAAACAGTTGAGCACCGCGGCGGTGGACCAGGGGTCTCAGGCCGGCGACCTGTTGGGCATCACGCTGCTGATCGACCGGAACCCGGCCGCAGCACCCGTCGATGACATGCAGCGGCAGACCGTGCTCACTGCGCTGCGCGACACCGGATTCCTGACCTATGACGATCCACACATCGGCGCGGCCAACACGGCGCTGATCGTGACCGGAGGCGGGCTGGGTGAAGACGGCGGCAACCGCGGCGCGACCATGGCCCGCTTCGCCGCCGGCCTGGCTCCGCACGGCACCGGGACGGTGCTCGTGGGGCGTTCGGGGGCGGCCTCTGGGACCGGACCGGTGGCCGTGACCAGGTCGGATGCCGGCTTGACCGCGATGGTCACCACAGTGGACGACGCCGATTCCAGCGCCGGTCAGATCACCGCGGTCCTGGCGCTGAGCGACCTCGCGGGCGGGGGGAAGCCTGGCAAGTACGGAACCGGGCAGGGTGCGACGTCGGTGACCGTCCCGCAATAG
- a CDS encoding CTP synthase, with amino-acid sequence MLLPALRKHPHTATKHLFVTGGVASSLGKGLTASSLGQLLTARGLQVTMQKLDPYLNVDPGTMNPFQHGEVFVTEDGAETDLDVGHYERFLDRDLSQSANVTTGQVYSSVIAKERRGEYLGDTVQVIPHITDEIKSRILAMAEPDATGHRPDIVITEIGGTVGDIESLPFLEAARQVRHEVGRDNCFFLHVSLVPYLAPSGELKTKPTQHSVAALRSIGITPDALILRCDRDVPEPLKNKIALMCDVDIDGVISTPDAPSIYDIPKVLHREELDAYVVRRLNLPFRDVDWTEWDDLLRRVHEPHETVRIALVGKYIDLSDAYLSVAEALRAGGFKHRAKVEIRWVASDDCETDAGAAAALSDVDGVLIPGGFGIRGIEGKLGAISFARKRGLPVLGLCLGLQCIVIEAARSVGIAGANSAEFDPKTPDPVISTMADQKDVVAGEADLGGTMRLGAYPAVLEAGSIVSEAYQATEVSERHRHRFEVNNAYRDRIAESGLRFSGTSPDGHLVEFVEYDSKIHPFLVGTQAHPELKSRPTRPHPLFAAFIGASLAYKAEERLPGMELPEQFDEDGREAEAGESPLGEAEAASLG; translated from the coding sequence ATGCTTTTGCCCGCCTTACGCAAGCACCCGCACACCGCCACCAAACACCTCTTCGTCACCGGTGGCGTGGCGTCTTCACTCGGTAAAGGATTGACCGCCTCGAGCCTGGGTCAGCTGCTGACCGCGCGGGGACTGCAGGTGACAATGCAGAAGCTCGACCCCTATCTGAACGTCGATCCCGGCACCATGAACCCGTTCCAGCACGGTGAGGTGTTCGTGACCGAGGACGGCGCCGAGACCGACCTCGACGTCGGCCACTACGAGCGATTCCTCGACCGCGACCTGTCCCAGTCGGCCAACGTCACCACTGGTCAGGTCTACTCGTCGGTGATCGCCAAGGAACGCCGCGGTGAGTACCTGGGCGACACCGTGCAGGTGATTCCCCACATCACCGACGAGATCAAGAGCCGCATCCTGGCGATGGCCGAGCCCGACGCGACCGGTCACCGTCCCGACATCGTGATCACCGAAATCGGCGGCACGGTCGGCGACATCGAGTCGTTGCCGTTCCTGGAGGCCGCCCGTCAGGTGCGCCACGAGGTGGGCCGGGACAACTGCTTCTTCCTGCACGTGTCGCTGGTGCCGTACCTGGCCCCGTCCGGTGAGCTCAAGACCAAGCCCACGCAGCATTCGGTGGCCGCGCTGCGCAGTATCGGTATCACCCCCGACGCACTGATCCTGCGATGTGACCGCGACGTGCCCGAGCCACTGAAGAACAAGATCGCGCTGATGTGCGACGTCGACATCGACGGGGTGATCTCCACCCCGGACGCGCCCTCGATCTACGACATCCCCAAGGTGCTGCACCGTGAGGAACTCGACGCGTACGTGGTGCGCCGGCTGAATCTGCCTTTCCGCGATGTCGACTGGACTGAGTGGGACGATCTGCTGCGCCGGGTGCACGAACCGCACGAGACGGTCCGGATTGCCTTGGTGGGCAAGTACATCGACCTCTCGGACGCCTACCTGTCGGTGGCCGAGGCGCTGCGCGCCGGCGGCTTCAAACACCGCGCCAAGGTGGAGATCCGGTGGGTGGCCTCCGATGACTGTGAGACCGACGCCGGCGCGGCGGCTGCGTTGTCCGATGTCGACGGGGTGCTCATTCCCGGCGGGTTCGGTATCCGCGGCATCGAGGGCAAGCTCGGGGCGATCTCCTTCGCCCGTAAACGCGGCCTGCCGGTGCTGGGTCTGTGTCTGGGACTGCAGTGCATCGTGATCGAGGCGGCCCGGTCGGTCGGCATCGCCGGCGCCAACTCTGCCGAGTTCGATCCGAAGACCCCGGATCCGGTGATCTCCACGATGGCCGATCAGAAGGACGTCGTCGCCGGCGAGGCCGACCTTGGCGGCACCATGCGACTGGGTGCGTACCCCGCAGTGCTGGAAGCCGGGTCCATCGTGTCGGAGGCCTATCAGGCCACCGAGGTATCCGAACGGCATCGGCACCGCTTCGAGGTCAACAACGCCTACCGGGACCGGATCGCCGAGAGCGGTCTGCGGTTCAGCGGCACCTCGCCCGACGGACACCTGGTGGAGTTCGTGGAGTACGACTCGAAGATCCACCCATTCCTGGTCGGGACGCAGGCCCACCCGGAGCTCAAGAGCCGGCCGACGCGGCCGCATCCGCTGTTCGCGGCATTCATCGGCGCATCACTGGCCTACAAGGCCGAGGAACGGCTGCCCGGGATGGAGCTTCCCGAGCAGTTCGACGAGGACGGTCGGGAAGCAGAAGCCGGCGAAAGTCCTTTGGGCGAAGCCGAAGCCGCTTCTCTTGGCTGA
- a CDS encoding NUDIX hydrolase, translating to MAEHDFETLASETVYVGNIFALRADEVSMPGGGSARREVVEHYGAVAVVALDEDGNVVLVYQYRHPLGRRLWELPAGLLDLGGEPPEVTAARELSEEVGLAAAHWRVLVDLDSTPGFSDESVRIFLATGLTDIGRPEAEHEEADMVVERVPLGEAVRRVFSGDIVNGIAVAGILAAHAMPDAEALRPVEAVWTDQPTAFRRRKGLL from the coding sequence TTGGCTGAACACGACTTCGAGACCCTGGCCAGCGAAACCGTCTACGTCGGAAACATTTTCGCGCTGCGTGCGGACGAGGTCAGCATGCCCGGCGGCGGGTCGGCCCGGCGCGAGGTCGTCGAGCACTATGGTGCGGTCGCTGTGGTGGCCCTCGACGAGGACGGCAATGTGGTACTGGTGTACCAGTACCGTCACCCGCTGGGGCGTCGGCTCTGGGAACTGCCTGCCGGCCTCCTCGACCTGGGCGGGGAACCTCCGGAGGTGACCGCCGCGCGCGAACTCTCCGAAGAGGTCGGTCTGGCCGCCGCGCACTGGCGGGTGCTGGTGGACCTCGATTCGACGCCAGGGTTCTCCGACGAGAGCGTCAGGATCTTCCTGGCCACAGGGTTGACCGACATCGGCCGTCCCGAGGCCGAGCACGAGGAAGCTGACATGGTTGTCGAGCGGGTGCCGCTGGGGGAGGCCGTGCGGCGGGTGTTCTCCGGCGACATCGTGAATGGTATTGCGGTGGCAGGCATTCTGGCCGCGCACGCGATGCCCGACGCGGAGGCGCTACGACCGGTCGAAGCGGTGTGGACCGACCAGCCGACAGCGTTCAGGCGGCGCAAAGGTCTGTTATGA
- the xerD gene encoding site-specific tyrosine recombinase XerD has translation MTTPSPLRSALDDQLQGYLDHLTIERGVAANTLSSYRRDLRRYAEHLTKRGIEDLAAVAEADVSDFLIALRRGDPESGVTALSAVSAARAVVAVRGLHRFATAEGITELDVARGVKPPTPSRRLPKSLTLDEVLALLEAAGGESEADGPLTLRNRALLELLYSTGARISEAVGLDVDDIDTHARSVLLRGKGGKQRLVPIGRPAVTALDAYLVRGRPDLARRGRGTPGIFLNARGGRLSRQSAWQVLQDAAARAGITSAVSPHTLRHSFATHLLDGGADVRVVQELLGHASVTTTQIYTMVTVHTLREVWAGAHPRAR, from the coding sequence ATGACCACACCGTCGCCCCTCCGATCGGCCCTCGACGACCAACTGCAGGGCTACCTCGATCACCTGACGATCGAGCGGGGCGTGGCGGCCAACACCTTGAGTTCGTACCGGCGCGATCTGCGCCGTTATGCCGAACACCTGACCAAGCGTGGAATCGAGGACCTGGCCGCGGTGGCGGAGGCCGATGTCAGCGACTTCCTGATTGCCCTGCGTCGGGGCGACCCCGAATCGGGAGTGACCGCGCTGTCGGCGGTTTCGGCGGCCAGGGCCGTGGTCGCAGTCCGCGGACTGCACCGGTTCGCCACGGCCGAGGGCATCACCGAACTGGATGTCGCCCGCGGGGTCAAACCGCCCACCCCCAGTCGTCGGCTGCCCAAGAGCCTCACCCTCGACGAGGTGCTCGCCTTGCTCGAGGCCGCCGGCGGGGAGAGCGAGGCCGACGGTCCGCTGACGCTGCGTAACCGTGCACTGCTGGAACTGCTGTACTCCACCGGTGCCCGCATCTCCGAGGCGGTCGGACTCGACGTCGACGACATCGACACGCACGCGCGTTCGGTGCTGCTGCGCGGCAAGGGCGGTAAGCAGCGGCTCGTACCCATCGGACGCCCGGCGGTCACTGCGCTCGACGCGTACCTGGTGCGGGGGCGTCCGGATCTGGCCCGCCGGGGCCGCGGCACCCCCGGAATCTTCCTCAACGCCCGCGGCGGCCGGCTGTCCCGCCAGAGTGCCTGGCAGGTGTTGCAGGATGCGGCCGCTCGGGCCGGCATCACCTCGGCAGTGTCGCCGCACACGTTGCGGCACTCGTTCGCGACGCACCTGCTCGACGGTGGCGCCGACGTGCGCGTCGTACAGGAACTGCTGGGCCACGCTTCGGTCACCACTACGCAGATCTACACCATGGTCACCGTGCACACGCTGCGCGAGGTATGGGCGGGTGCACACCCGCGCGCGCGTTAA
- a CDS encoding O-methyltransferase — translation MSLKQRLPLLRWSFIRMGIGARHFARTGQWGDGREAAAADYVVANARAGDLDDAIATIDKFAYEKSFLINVGDEKGALLDSAVVRANPRLALELGTYCGYGAMRIARAAPAARVFSVEFSPTNADIARRIWTHAGVADRITCVVGTIGDGGRTLDALVASGFDTGGLDFVFLDHDKNAYLPDLQSLLDRGWLHRGSIVVADNVKLPGAPKYLAYMSAHQGSLWDTTQHKTHAEYQTLLPDLVLESEYLG, via the coding sequence ATGAGTCTCAAACAGCGGCTACCGCTGTTGCGGTGGTCGTTCATCCGGATGGGAATCGGCGCCAGACACTTCGCCCGGACCGGGCAGTGGGGCGATGGCAGGGAGGCCGCGGCCGCCGACTATGTCGTGGCCAACGCCCGCGCGGGTGACCTCGACGACGCCATCGCCACCATCGACAAGTTCGCCTACGAGAAGTCGTTCCTGATCAACGTCGGCGACGAGAAGGGTGCGCTGCTCGACTCCGCAGTCGTCCGGGCCAACCCGCGCCTGGCGCTCGAGCTGGGCACCTACTGCGGTTACGGCGCGATGCGCATCGCCCGCGCCGCGCCCGCTGCCCGGGTGTTCTCGGTCGAGTTCTCCCCCACCAACGCCGACATCGCGCGACGCATCTGGACCCACGCCGGGGTGGCCGACCGGATCACCTGCGTCGTCGGGACCATCGGTGACGGCGGTCGCACGCTGGACGCGCTCGTTGCGAGCGGGTTCGACACCGGCGGGCTGGATTTCGTGTTCCTCGACCACGACAAGAACGCCTACCTGCCGGACCTGCAGAGCCTGCTGGACCGCGGTTGGCTGCACCGGGGCTCGATCGTGGTGGCCGACAACGTGAAGCTGCCGGGGGCGCCGAAGTACCTGGCCTACATGAGTGCGCATCAGGGCTCGCTGTGGGACACCACCCAGCACAAGACACATGCCGAATACCAGACCCTGCTGCCCGATCTGGTGCTGGAGTCGGAGTATCTGGGTTAA
- a CDS encoding ParA family protein: MTDDGGHDGLFEHSSPELGLTGRPPRDIPEPPARSTHGPAKVIAMCNQKGGVGKTTSTINLGASLAEYGRRVLLVDLDPQGALSAGLGVPHYELEHTVHNLLIEPRVSIDEVVIKTRVSGMDLVPSNIDLSAAEIQLVNEVGREQSLARALYPVLDRYDYVLIDCQPSLGLLTVNGLACADGVIIPTECEYFSLRGLALLTDTVAKVHDRLNPKLSISGILVTRYDPRTVNAREVMARVVERFGDLVFDTVITRTVRFPETSVAGEPITTWAPKSGGAVAYRSLAREVIDRFGA; this comes from the coding sequence ATGACCGACGACGGCGGACATGACGGGCTGTTCGAACACAGCTCACCCGAACTCGGCCTGACCGGCCGGCCTCCGCGAGACATCCCCGAACCGCCGGCCCGTTCGACACACGGCCCGGCCAAGGTCATCGCGATGTGCAATCAGAAGGGCGGGGTTGGCAAGACCACCTCGACCATCAACCTGGGTGCCAGCCTGGCCGAGTACGGTCGCCGGGTGCTGCTGGTGGACCTCGATCCGCAGGGCGCGCTGTCGGCGGGCCTCGGGGTGCCGCACTACGAGCTCGAGCACACTGTGCACAACCTGCTGATCGAACCGCGGGTGTCCATCGATGAGGTGGTGATCAAGACCCGGGTCAGCGGCATGGACCTGGTGCCCAGCAACATCGACCTGTCGGCCGCCGAGATCCAGCTGGTCAACGAGGTCGGCCGCGAGCAGTCCCTGGCCCGGGCCCTCTACCCGGTGCTCGACCGCTACGACTACGTGCTGATCGACTGCCAGCCCTCGTTGGGTCTGCTCACGGTCAACGGGCTGGCCTGCGCCGACGGTGTGATCATCCCCACCGAATGCGAGTACTTCTCGCTGCGCGGATTGGCTCTGCTGACCGACACCGTGGCCAAGGTCCACGACCGGCTCAACCCGAAACTGTCCATCAGCGGCATCCTGGTCACCCGCTACGACCCGCGCACGGTCAACGCACGCGAGGTCATGGCCCGGGTGGTGGAACGGTTCGGCGACCTGGTGTTCGACACCGTGATCACCCGGACCGTGCGTTTCCCGGAGACCAGCGTGGCCGGCGAGCCGATCACCACCTGGGCGCCCAAATCGGGCGGTGCCGTCGCCTACCGGTCGCTGGCGCGCGAAGTCATCGACCGGTTCGGCGCGTGA
- a CDS encoding segregation/condensation protein A — protein sequence MNDVLNTPATPTGDPAEPAAAAGDEPATGDQQNRFQVRLTNFEGPFDLLLQLIFAHRLDVTEVALHQVTDDFIAYTKEIGARLELDETTTFLVIAATLLDLKAARLLPSGEVHDEEDLALLEVRDLLFARLLQYRAFKHVALMFAELEAAALRSYPRAVSLEDRFSDLLPEVMLGVDAGKFAEIAAAAFTPRPVPTVGIDHIHAPKVSVPEQAHRIIALLEQRGIGEWASFSELVAECTDGLQIVGSFLALLELFRARAVAFEQPEALGVLQISWTGDRPTSEHLATADAEE from the coding sequence GTGAACGATGTCCTGAACACCCCGGCCACTCCGACCGGCGATCCTGCCGAACCAGCTGCCGCGGCCGGGGATGAGCCCGCCACCGGTGATCAGCAGAACCGCTTCCAGGTTCGGCTCACCAACTTCGAGGGACCGTTCGACCTGCTGTTGCAGCTGATATTCGCGCACCGCCTCGATGTCACCGAGGTCGCATTGCACCAGGTCACCGATGATTTCATCGCCTACACCAAGGAGATCGGCGCCCGGCTCGAACTCGACGAGACCACGACGTTCCTGGTGATCGCGGCCACGCTGCTGGATTTGAAGGCGGCCCGGCTGCTGCCGTCGGGCGAGGTCCACGACGAGGAAGATCTCGCCCTGCTAGAGGTCCGTGACCTCTTGTTCGCGCGGCTGCTGCAGTACCGGGCGTTCAAGCATGTCGCGTTGATGTTCGCCGAACTGGAGGCCGCGGCGCTGCGCAGCTACCCGCGTGCAGTGTCGCTGGAGGACCGTTTCTCCGACCTGCTGCCCGAGGTGATGCTCGGCGTCGATGCCGGCAAGTTCGCCGAGATCGCGGCCGCCGCCTTCACCCCGCGTCCGGTGCCCACAGTCGGCATCGATCACATTCATGCGCCCAAGGTTTCGGTGCCTGAACAGGCGCACCGCATCATCGCCCTGCTCGAACAGCGCGGGATCGGCGAATGGGCCAGTTTCTCCGAACTGGTGGCCGAGTGCACGGACGGATTGCAGATCGTCGGCAGCTTCCTGGCGCTGCTCGAACTGTTCCGGGCCAGGGCGGTAGCATTCGAGCAACCAGAAGCGCTTGGAGTGCTCCAGATTTCGTGGACCGGAGATCGGCCGACCAGCGAACATCTGGCAACCGCTGATGCGGAAGAATAG
- the scpB gene encoding SMC-Scp complex subunit ScpB, translated as MTDEISDSGERSDDAPGDVIPVGDDLGVDVATVPELEDGELGAVLEALLLVVDTPVTVDALASATEQPAYRVMAKLRLMAEDFGARDSGIDLREAAGGWRMYTRARYAPYVERLLLDGARSKLTRAALETLAVVAYRQPVTRARVSAVRGVNVDAVIRTLVARGLITEAGTDSDSGAVMFATTELFLERLGLSSLTDLPDIAPLLPDVDVIDDLSESLGDEPRFAKLNGGSPGSNQPLAFDVDKD; from the coding sequence ATGACTGACGAGATCTCCGATTCCGGAGAGCGGTCCGATGATGCCCCGGGTGATGTGATCCCGGTCGGAGATGACCTGGGCGTCGACGTGGCGACGGTTCCCGAGCTTGAGGACGGTGAACTGGGCGCGGTGCTCGAAGCGCTGCTGCTGGTGGTGGACACCCCGGTGACGGTGGATGCGCTGGCCTCGGCCACCGAACAGCCCGCGTACCGGGTGATGGCCAAGCTGCGCCTGATGGCCGAGGACTTCGGCGCGCGTGACAGCGGCATCGATCTGCGCGAGGCCGCGGGGGGCTGGCGGATGTACACCCGAGCGCGCTATGCCCCGTACGTCGAGCGGCTGCTGCTCGACGGCGCCAGGTCCAAGCTGACCCGGGCGGCGCTGGAGACCCTCGCGGTGGTGGCCTACCGGCAGCCGGTGACCCGGGCGCGGGTGAGCGCGGTGCGCGGTGTCAACGTGGACGCGGTGATACGCACGCTGGTGGCACGTGGCCTGATCACCGAGGCGGGCACCGATTCGGATTCGGGTGCGGTGATGTTCGCCACCACCGAATTGTTCCTGGAACGGCTGGGCTTGTCCTCGCTGACCGATCTGCCAGACATCGCGCCGCTGCTGCCCGATGTCGACGTGATCGACGATCTGAGCGAATCACTCGGCGACGAGCCGCGTTTCGCCAAACTCAACGGCGGCTCACCCGGCAGCAATCAGCCGCTGGCCTTCGACGTGGACAAGGACTGA
- a CDS encoding pseudouridine synthase gives MAEEGVRLQKVLSQAGIASRRVAERMITDGRVEVDGRLVTELGTRVDPAVAEIRVDGSRVVIDDTLVYLAINKPIGMLSTMSDERGRPCVGDLVEHRVRGNKKLFHVGRLDADTEGLLLLTNDGELAHRLMHPSYEIPKTYVATVVGTVPRGLGKKLRTGVELDDGPAHVDDFAVVDTVPGKTLVKVTLHEGRNRIVRRMLAAVDFPVQELVRTDIGSVALGDQRPGSIRALSRKEIGELYQAVGM, from the coding sequence ATGGCTGAAGAAGGCGTACGGCTGCAGAAAGTGTTATCCCAGGCGGGAATTGCCTCCCGGCGGGTGGCTGAGCGGATGATCACCGACGGCCGCGTCGAGGTGGACGGCAGATTGGTGACTGAGCTCGGTACGCGGGTCGACCCGGCGGTCGCCGAGATCCGGGTGGACGGCTCACGGGTGGTCATCGATGACACGCTCGTCTATCTGGCGATCAACAAGCCGATCGGCATGCTGTCCACGATGTCCGACGAGCGTGGCCGCCCGTGCGTGGGAGATCTGGTGGAGCACCGGGTTCGGGGCAACAAGAAGCTGTTTCACGTCGGCCGCCTCGACGCCGACACCGAGGGGCTGCTGCTGCTGACCAACGATGGGGAGCTCGCGCACCGGCTGATGCACCCGTCGTACGAGATCCCCAAGACCTACGTGGCGACCGTGGTCGGTACGGTGCCGCGCGGGCTCGGGAAAAAGCTGCGCACCGGCGTCGAACTCGACGACGGCCCGGCACACGTCGACGACTTCGCGGTGGTGGACACGGTTCCCGGCAAGACTCTGGTGAAGGTCACCCTGCACGAGGGCCGCAACCGCATCGTGCGGCGCATGCTGGCCGCGGTGGATTTCCCGGTGCAGGAACTGGTCCGCACCGACATCGGTTCGGTGGCGCTGGGGGACCAGCGGCCGGGCAGTATCAGGGCGCTCAGCCGCAAGGAAATCGGCGAGCTTTATCAGGCGGTGGGAATGTGA